A genome region from Thermoanaerobacterium xylanolyticum LX-11 includes the following:
- a CDS encoding transposase, whose translation MAFKPNEYQQITMDDRFLNLDERTRKFVLNSWAKGFAEIIFPAINEKRFSVLYSDNPASRPNSPVNAIIGALILKEMFNLTDDELLASILCDVRFQYALHTTSFKSQPFSDRTFSRFRERLYLYNLETGRDLLHEEMEAMANVFVKYFDINPSVKRMDSIMVSSSCKKMSRLEILYTCVANMVKAVYKTGEYEHLKNMEHYLDEDDRNKTIYHRKNEEITKRLQEIIEDAYTLTKELGEAYAELPEYQLLQRVLKEQTEITAEGKIVPVEKEKISPDSLQNPSDPDATYRKKARKDHKGYVANIVETIDEKGSIITGYDYDVNTHSDSSFCKETIEKLGKQEKEITIIADGAYSSIENIELADKNNIELITTALIGKLPDEIQSEFELNEVTHEVVKCPRGEKPYKTRYYEKTGLYRASFNKKTCEHCPLREKCGAKLQKKSAYVLITAKTIQRASYLKKMSSEEYSTLQKIRNGVEGIPSILRRKYHVDVIPVRGLVRSKIWFSFKIGAINAKKALKMAAEMAAVFYKNIKVRFILTKSGKNQAKLSLVA comes from the coding sequence ATGGCATTCAAACCAAACGAATATCAACAAATCACAATGGATGACAGATTCTTAAACTTGGATGAAAGGACAAGAAAGTTTGTTTTAAACTCATGGGCAAAAGGCTTTGCTGAAATCATATTTCCAGCAATCAATGAAAAACGCTTTTCCGTATTGTACAGTGACAATCCCGCTTCCCGTCCAAACAGTCCTGTAAACGCAATAATTGGAGCCCTAATACTAAAAGAAATGTTTAATCTTACAGACGACGAACTATTAGCAAGCATCCTATGTGATGTCCGTTTTCAATACGCCCTTCACACTACAAGTTTCAAAAGTCAACCTTTCAGTGATAGGACTTTTAGCCGTTTCCGTGAAAGGCTATATCTTTACAATCTAGAAACAGGAAGAGACCTTCTTCATGAAGAAATGGAAGCCATGGCAAACGTATTTGTAAAATACTTTGATATAAATCCATCAGTAAAAAGAATGGACAGCATTATGGTATCATCCAGTTGCAAAAAAATGTCCAGATTAGAGATACTATACACATGCGTAGCAAATATGGTCAAGGCAGTATACAAAACAGGAGAATATGAGCATCTCAAAAACATGGAACATTACCTAGACGAAGACGATAGAAATAAAACAATCTATCATAGAAAAAACGAAGAAATAACAAAAAGACTTCAAGAAATAATTGAAGATGCCTATACACTAACAAAAGAATTAGGAGAAGCATACGCTGAATTACCAGAATATCAGCTATTACAGCGTGTGCTAAAAGAACAAACAGAAATAACAGCAGAAGGCAAAATAGTACCAGTAGAAAAAGAAAAAATAAGCCCTGATAGTCTCCAAAACCCAAGCGATCCAGATGCAACATATCGCAAAAAAGCAAGAAAAGACCATAAAGGCTATGTAGCTAACATAGTAGAAACAATAGACGAAAAAGGCTCCATAATAACCGGCTATGACTATGATGTAAACACACACAGCGATAGCAGCTTTTGTAAAGAAACGATAGAAAAGCTTGGGAAACAAGAAAAAGAAATAACAATAATAGCAGATGGAGCTTACAGCAGCATTGAAAACATAGAACTAGCAGATAAAAATAATATCGAACTAATAACAACAGCCCTTATAGGAAAATTACCAGATGAAATACAAAGTGAATTTGAATTAAATGAAGTAACGCATGAAGTAGTCAAATGTCCAAGAGGAGAAAAACCATACAAAACAAGATACTATGAAAAAACAGGATTATATAGAGCATCCTTCAATAAAAAAACATGTGAACATTGTCCACTAAGAGAAAAATGTGGAGCGAAGCTACAAAAGAAATCAGCGTATGTATTGATAACAGCAAAAACAATACAAAGAGCAAGCTACTTAAAAAAGATGTCATCAGAAGAATACAGCACGCTTCAAAAGATAAGAAATGGAGTAGAGGGCATTCCATCAATACTAAGACGTAAATATCATGTAGATGTGATACCTGTAAGGGGATTAGTGCGCTCAAAAATCTGGTTTTCATTCAAAATAGGAGCCATAAATGCAAAAAAAGCACTAAAAATGGCAGCAGAGATGGCTGCGGTTTTTTACAAAAATATCAAAGTCAGATTTATTCTTACAAAATCAGGTAAAAATCAAGCAAAGTTATCATTAGTAGCTTAA
- a CDS encoding AI-2E family transporter, which translates to MRICKRYIRYFTWIIIILVVLYFFYMNANKIKEILLPLLVSIILAYLINPIVTYIEKKGIKRVQSIIIVYFLLMIVVSLFAIFIFPVIVNEMSNLFKMIPDYISLLNDKVNNIKNDYLSYLPKEFNKIFIKRANMFDKQMELIVDRAMQSVISMTGHLVNLILSPIITFYLLKDKEVLKNGINEFIPQKMRETFLKILKDIDYVLSNYIRSQIYISLIVTFLTSIGLMILRVKYSLLIGILAGIFNVIPYFGPILGSIPAVVMGLMDSFYKGVWSFVVFFLVQQIESAIIAPKIMSDNVDLHPITVIIALLVGEQFFGILGMLLSVPVVAVVKVIFKDIFIKA; encoded by the coding sequence ATGAGAATATGCAAAAGATATATTAGATATTTTACATGGATAATTATAATACTTGTTGTATTGTATTTTTTTTACATGAATGCAAATAAAATAAAAGAAATTTTGTTGCCATTGTTGGTTTCTATTATACTTGCATATCTCATAAATCCAATTGTGACATACATTGAAAAAAAAGGTATAAAAAGAGTACAGTCTATAATAATTGTTTATTTTTTGCTAATGATTGTAGTATCGCTTTTTGCTATTTTTATATTTCCAGTAATTGTAAATGAAATGTCAAATCTTTTTAAAATGATACCGGATTATATTAGCCTATTGAATGACAAAGTTAATAATATTAAAAATGATTATTTATCGTACTTACCAAAAGAATTTAATAAAATATTCATTAAGCGAGCAAATATGTTTGATAAGCAAATGGAATTGATAGTTGACAGAGCAATGCAAAGTGTTATTTCAATGACAGGCCATCTTGTAAACTTGATATTATCACCTATTATTACTTTTTACTTACTAAAAGACAAAGAAGTTTTAAAAAATGGCATTAACGAGTTTATACCACAAAAAATGAGAGAAACTTTTTTGAAAATCTTAAAAGATATTGACTATGTCTTAAGTAATTATATTAGAAGCCAAATATATATTTCATTAATAGTGACATTTTTGACGTCAATAGGACTGATGATATTAAGAGTAAAGTATTCTTTGTTAATAGGTATATTAGCTGGCATATTTAATGTAATACCGTATTTCGGACCTATATTAGGTTCGATTCCAGCAGTTGTTATGGGGCTTATGGATTCATTTTATAAAGGCGTATGGTCATTTGTTGTATTTTTTTTAGTACAGCAAATCGAAAGTGCTATAATAGCTCCAAAAATAATGAGCGACAATGTAGATTTGCACCCTATAACAGTTATAATTGCTCTTTTGGTAGGAGAGCAGTTTTTCGGAATATTAGGTATGCTTTTGTCAGTTCCTGTCGTAGCTGTAGTAAAAGTGATATTTAAGGATATTTTTATTAAGGCATAA
- the alaS gene encoding alanine--tRNA ligase — translation MEKLGMNEIREKYLSFFESKGHLRLPSFSLVPKNDKSLLLINAGMAPLKPYFTGKEIPPSRRVTTCQKCIRTPDIDRVGKTARHGTFFEMLGNFSFGDYFKKEAIPWAWEFVTKVLELPEDRLWVTIYENDDEAFEIWNKVVGLPPERIVRMGKEDNFWEIGTGPCGPCSEIYFDRGEDKGCGKPTCGVGCDCDRFIEFWNLVFTQFDKDAEGNYNPLPKPNIDTGMGLERIATIMQEVDSIFDVDVIRGITDYVGKMAGVKYGADKKSDVSLRVITDHIRGVTFMISDGILPSNEGRGYVLRRLLRRAARYGKLLGLDRPFLYDVVDVVVEHYKGAYPEIQERKEYIKKVIKKEEERFKETIDQGLDILDGYINDLKASGKNVLEGSKAFKLYDTYGFPIELTKEILSESGMSVDEDGYQKELENQRLRARSSRKEDNALWEKDIYSTMKDIETKFVGYEAFKSDAKVLAIIKDDELVNSAEAGEEVNIILDMTPFYAESGGQVGDSGIIKSEDVYINIKDCKKAGGNKFVHIGTIERGILNVGDTVEAIIDEKNRMSTARNHTATHLLHSALRKFIGDHVHQAGSLVTPDRLRFDFTHYQALTAYEIKMIEDEVNEKIYESIGVSIDIMSQDEAIKKGAMALFQEKYGDVVRVVNISDYSKELCGGTHVTNTIQIGAFKIIAESGVAAGVRRIEAVTGLGALEFLNKKGELISNIEQILKVNEKDIVDRIADLSQTIKDLERQLEQLKSKVVLSMSDKLINSAEDINGIKFVSATLNDLDVDELKMMGDILKDRLKSTVIILATIRDEKINFVGMATKDAIERGINVGNIIREICQVADGKGGGRADMAQGVGNNLEKINIALETSRSLFIEKLK, via the coding sequence ATGGAAAAACTCGGAATGAATGAGATAAGAGAGAAATATCTTAGTTTTTTTGAAAGTAAAGGACACTTGAGGTTGCCAAGTTTTTCGCTCGTGCCTAAAAATGACAAAAGTTTGTTGCTCATCAATGCTGGAATGGCTCCTTTGAAACCGTATTTTACTGGGAAGGAAATTCCACCAAGTAGAAGAGTTACTACGTGTCAGAAATGCATTAGAACACCTGATATAGATAGAGTTGGAAAGACAGCGAGGCACGGGACTTTTTTTGAAATGCTGGGCAATTTTTCTTTTGGCGATTATTTTAAGAAAGAAGCAATACCATGGGCATGGGAGTTTGTGACGAAAGTCTTAGAATTGCCAGAAGATAGATTATGGGTGACTATTTATGAAAACGATGATGAGGCTTTTGAAATATGGAATAAAGTTGTTGGACTTCCACCAGAGAGAATTGTCAGAATGGGTAAAGAAGATAATTTTTGGGAGATTGGAACAGGGCCATGTGGACCGTGTTCAGAAATATATTTTGACAGAGGCGAGGACAAAGGCTGTGGAAAGCCTACCTGTGGTGTTGGTTGTGATTGTGACAGATTTATTGAATTTTGGAACCTTGTGTTTACACAATTTGATAAAGATGCAGAAGGAAACTACAATCCACTGCCCAAGCCTAATATAGATACAGGTATGGGGCTTGAAAGAATAGCGACCATAATGCAAGAGGTTGACAGTATATTTGATGTTGATGTGATTCGCGGTATTACTGATTATGTTGGTAAAATGGCTGGTGTAAAATATGGTGCTGATAAGAAAAGCGATGTATCTTTAAGAGTTATTACGGATCATATTAGAGGGGTTACCTTTATGATATCTGATGGGATATTACCATCAAATGAAGGCAGAGGATATGTCTTAAGGAGATTATTAAGAAGAGCAGCAAGATATGGCAAGTTATTAGGACTTGATAGGCCATTTCTATATGATGTAGTGGATGTTGTTGTTGAACATTATAAAGGTGCATACCCTGAAATACAAGAAAGAAAAGAATACATAAAAAAGGTAATAAAAAAAGAAGAAGAACGATTTAAAGAGACGATTGACCAAGGGTTAGATATTCTTGATGGATATATCAATGATTTGAAGGCTTCAGGGAAAAATGTATTGGAGGGCAGTAAAGCATTTAAACTGTATGACACATATGGTTTTCCCATTGAGCTTACTAAAGAAATATTGAGCGAATCTGGCATGTCGGTAGATGAAGATGGATACCAAAAGGAATTAGAGAACCAGAGATTAAGAGCCAGAAGCAGTAGAAAAGAAGATAATGCCCTTTGGGAAAAAGATATTTATTCGACCATGAAAGATATCGAAACAAAGTTTGTTGGTTATGAGGCATTTAAATCGGATGCAAAAGTTTTGGCTATTATAAAGGATGATGAGCTTGTTAATTCTGCTGAAGCGGGAGAAGAAGTAAATATTATTTTAGATATGACGCCGTTTTATGCAGAAAGCGGTGGTCAAGTTGGAGACAGCGGCATAATAAAAAGTGAAGATGTCTATATTAACATAAAAGATTGCAAAAAAGCTGGTGGGAATAAATTTGTCCATATTGGCACTATCGAAAGAGGCATTTTAAATGTAGGTGATACAGTAGAGGCTATAATAGATGAGAAGAATAGAATGAGCACAGCAAGAAATCATACTGCGACACATTTACTGCATAGTGCCTTGAGAAAGTTTATAGGCGACCATGTACATCAAGCAGGATCTTTGGTTACGCCAGATAGACTTAGATTTGACTTTACTCATTATCAAGCGCTTACCGCTTACGAAATTAAGATGATAGAAGATGAGGTTAATGAGAAAATCTACGAGAGCATCGGTGTGTCGATTGACATTATGTCACAGGATGAAGCTATCAAGAAAGGTGCGATGGCACTCTTTCAAGAGAAATATGGTGATGTGGTAAGGGTCGTAAATATTTCTGATTATAGCAAAGAGCTTTGTGGAGGAACCCATGTCACTAATACTATTCAGATAGGAGCTTTTAAAATCATTGCGGAAAGTGGTGTAGCCGCAGGTGTTAGGAGAATTGAAGCTGTGACAGGGTTAGGTGCTTTAGAATTTTTGAACAAAAAAGGAGAATTAATTTCTAATATAGAACAGATACTAAAGGTTAATGAAAAAGATATTGTGGATAGGATCGCTGATTTAAGTCAAACTATAAAGGACTTAGAAAGACAATTGGAACAGCTAAAATCAAAAGTAGTGTTATCAATGTCAGACAAGTTAATTAATTCTGCAGAGGACATAAATGGAATAAAATTTGTTAGTGCTACATTAAATGATTTGGATGTAGATGAGCTTAAGATGATGGGAGATATACTTAAGGACAGATTAAAAAGCACTGTTATAATACTTGCTACAATTAGAGATGAAAAAATTAATTTTGTAGGAATGGCGACGAAAGATGCCATTGAGCGGGGAATTAACGTTGGCAATATCATAAGGGAAATATGCCAAGTTGCAGATGGCAAAGGCGGTGGACGAGCTGATATGGCTCAAGGTGTCGGCAATAATTTAGAAAAGATAAATATAGCTTTAGAAACTTCAAGATCTTTGTTCATTGAAAAACTTAAATAA
- a CDS encoding IreB family regulatory phosphoprotein has product MVDRNDETVRFHFENEDGKAKDILNSVYDALLEKGYNPINQIVGYILSGDPTYITSHKNARNLIRKIERDELVEELVKNYLEK; this is encoded by the coding sequence ATGGTTGACCGCAATGATGAAACCGTAAGATTTCATTTTGAAAATGAAGACGGTAAAGCAAAAGACATACTGAATTCTGTATATGATGCTTTGTTGGAGAAAGGATATAATCCTATAAATCAGATAGTTGGTTATATTTTGTCAGGTGATCCTACATATATAACAAGCCATAAAAATGCTCGAAATCTTATAAGAAAGATTGAGAGAGATGAATTAGTTGAGGAATTAGTTAAAAATTATTTAGAGAAATAG
- the ruvX gene encoding Holliday junction resolvase RuvX — translation MRTIGLDVGDKTIGIAVSDPSGLIAQGIKTIRRESLDNDVFEIKKIIDAFKVEEIVVGFPKNMNGTIGAQGQKVINFVEYLKEEIDLPIMLWDERLTTVEANRMLVENADMRRDKRKKVIDKLAATIILQGYLDYKRKSI, via the coding sequence TTGCGCACAATAGGTTTAGACGTTGGTGATAAAACCATAGGTATTGCTGTTAGTGACCCATCAGGGCTTATAGCACAAGGAATTAAAACCATAAGAAGAGAAAGTTTAGATAACGATGTATTTGAGATAAAGAAGATTATAGATGCGTTTAAAGTAGAGGAAATTGTCGTTGGTTTTCCTAAAAATATGAATGGTACAATAGGAGCTCAAGGGCAGAAAGTGATCAATTTTGTGGAGTATTTAAAAGAAGAAATTGATTTACCTATAATGTTGTGGGATGAAAGGTTGACGACAGTCGAGGCTAATAGGATGCTTGTGGAAAATGCTGACATGAGAAGGGACAAGAGAAAGAAAGTCATAGATAAACTGGCAGCCACGATAATTTTACAAGGGTATCTTGATTACAAAAGGAAATCAATTTAA
- a CDS encoding DUF1292 domain-containing protein, which yields MDNEFNNDIIELIDENGNEVDFELISSFELDDTRYAVVAPIDSESDDAYILRVEQDENGEDIFVGIDDEDEFNDVVEAYNELLEEYECDDDCDCHHHHDDE from the coding sequence TTGGATAATGAATTTAATAATGACATTATTGAGCTTATCGACGAAAATGGCAATGAAGTAGACTTTGAACTAATTTCATCTTTTGAACTTGATGACACAAGGTATGCTGTTGTTGCACCGATAGACAGTGAAAGCGATGATGCGTATATTTTGAGAGTTGAGCAAGATGAAAATGGTGAGGACATATTTGTCGGAATAGATGACGAAGATGAGTTTAATGATGTAGTAGAAGCTTACAATGAATTATTGGAAGAATATGAATGTGATGATGATTGTGACTGCCACCACCATCATGATGACGAATAG
- a CDS encoding Fur family transcriptional regulator, with amino-acid sequence MNEIDDIKENLKQKGFKLTTQRRAILDVIIENREKHLSSEEIYDLVKEKYPEIGLATVYRTLQLFDEMGIIYKLNFDDGRSRYELYHNEDHQHHHLICLKCGSVIEMEGDLLENLEEAIENTKNFQIIDHNVKFFGYCSKCKQNKN; translated from the coding sequence GTGAACGAAATAGATGATATAAAGGAGAATTTGAAGCAAAAAGGATTTAAGTTGACCACACAGAGAAGGGCAATACTTGACGTTATAATAGAAAATCGCGAAAAGCATTTGTCGTCAGAGGAAATATATGATCTCGTAAAGGAAAAATATCCAGAGATAGGTCTTGCTACTGTCTACAGGACTTTACAGCTCTTTGATGAAATGGGTATAATATACAAATTAAATTTTGATGATGGACGCAGCAGATATGAGCTTTATCACAATGAAGATCATCAACACCACCATTTGATTTGTTTAAAATGTGGTAGTGTGATAGAGATGGAAGGGGATTTGTTAGAAAACCTAGAAGAAGCGATAGAAAATACAAAGAATTTTCAAATAATCGATCATAATGTGAAATTTTTTGGATATTGTAGCAAATGCAAACAAAATAAAAATTAG
- a CDS encoding ribonuclease J, with protein MYLTNKTKLKIIPLGGLNEIGKNMTVIEYGNDIIVIDCGLAFPDDEMLGIDLVIPDISYLLKNKEKVKAIVLTHGHEDHIGALPYVLRQLNVPVYGTRLTLGLVEYKLKENGLLRDSKLVTVKPRETVTFGQLRVEFIRTSHSIADSAALAIHTPVGVVFHSGDFKIDFTPIGGEVADFHRFAELGEQGVLVMMCDSTNIERPGYTMSEKTVGDTFDNIFRKAEQRIIVATFASNIHRVQQIIDSAYKYGRKVSISGRSMINVINVANELGYLSIPEGTLIDIDEANKLPYGEVVIITTGSQGEPMSALTRMASSEHKKVEIVPGDTVVISASAIPGNEKLISRVINQLFKKGAEVIYDALADVHVSGHACQEEIKLLHTLIRPQFFIPVHGEYRHLKQHAKLAEDLGMDPKNIFIADNGTVIEFTKNSGRIAGTVTAGKVLVDGLGVGDVGNIVLRDRKHLSQDGLLVVVVTISKEKGSVIAGPDIISRGFVYVRESEDLMEEAKNLVKETLSQCEKDDITEWSSIKTMIKECLSSFLYEKTKRNPMILPIIMEI; from the coding sequence ATGTATTTGACAAATAAGACAAAATTAAAAATCATACCTTTGGGCGGGTTAAATGAGATCGGGAAAAATATGACTGTAATTGAGTACGGAAATGACATTATTGTCATTGACTGCGGTCTTGCTTTTCCTGATGACGAGATGTTGGGTATAGATCTTGTCATCCCAGACATTTCGTATTTATTAAAAAACAAAGAAAAAGTTAAAGCTATCGTTTTAACGCATGGGCATGAAGACCATATTGGAGCATTGCCTTATGTTTTAAGGCAATTAAATGTGCCTGTGTATGGGACACGTTTGACGCTTGGCTTAGTTGAGTACAAATTAAAAGAAAATGGGCTTTTAAGAGATAGCAAATTGGTAACGGTGAAACCTCGAGAGACAGTGACGTTTGGGCAACTTAGAGTAGAGTTTATAAGAACATCTCACAGCATTGCTGATTCGGCAGCACTGGCTATTCATACACCTGTTGGAGTTGTATTTCACTCTGGCGATTTTAAGATAGACTTTACCCCAATTGGTGGAGAAGTAGCTGATTTCCATAGATTTGCTGAATTAGGAGAACAAGGGGTTCTTGTCATGATGTGTGATAGTACAAATATAGAAAGACCAGGTTATACGATGTCTGAAAAAACTGTAGGAGACACATTTGACAATATATTTAGAAAAGCTGAACAGAGGATAATCGTAGCTACATTTGCATCAAACATTCATCGCGTTCAACAGATAATTGATTCTGCTTACAAGTATGGAAGAAAAGTTTCGATTTCAGGACGAAGCATGATAAATGTCATAAATGTTGCCAATGAATTAGGGTATTTAAGCATACCAGAAGGTACACTTATAGACATCGATGAAGCCAATAAACTTCCGTATGGTGAAGTGGTCATTATTACCACCGGAAGCCAAGGAGAGCCCATGTCAGCGTTGACAAGGATGGCATCTTCAGAACACAAAAAGGTTGAGATAGTGCCAGGTGATACAGTTGTAATATCTGCTTCTGCCATACCTGGTAACGAAAAATTAATATCAAGGGTGATAAATCAACTGTTCAAAAAAGGCGCAGAAGTAATATACGATGCATTGGCTGATGTACATGTATCTGGACACGCATGCCAAGAAGAAATCAAGTTGCTCCACACACTAATAAGACCACAATTTTTTATTCCCGTACATGGAGAATATAGGCATTTGAAGCAACATGCAAAGTTAGCCGAAGATCTTGGCATGGATCCTAAAAATATATTTATTGCTGATAATGGTACAGTGATTGAATTTACAAAAAATTCAGGTCGGATTGCTGGCACGGTAACTGCAGGTAAAGTATTGGTTGATGGCTTAGGCGTTGGTGACGTAGGAAATATAGTCTTAAGAGATAGGAAACATCTTTCTCAAGATGGTTTATTGGTGGTAGTTGTTACCATATCTAAAGAAAAAGGTTCTGTAATAGCTGGACCTGATATAATATCGAGAGGTTTTGTATATGTGAGAGAGTCAGAGGATTTGATGGAGGAAGCCAAAAATCTTGTTAAAGAAACTCTTTCACAGTGCGAAAAGGATGATATAACGGAATGGTCGTCTATAAAGACTATGATTAAAGAATGTTTAAGCAGCTTTTTATATGAAAAAACAAAGAGAAATCCAATGATATTGCCTATAATAATGGAAATATAG
- a CDS encoding YlbF family regulator, whose amino-acid sequence MNVYDKAYELKRAIEELPEYKAFKDAFKKIESNEQNRKMLEDFRKKQLEIQTKELTGKEITKEDEEMLKKLYDILSLNPELNGYLAAEYSFSRIMDDITKIIMDVVNLK is encoded by the coding sequence ATGAACGTATACGATAAAGCGTATGAATTAAAAAGAGCAATAGAAGAGCTGCCTGAATATAAAGCATTTAAAGATGCATTCAAAAAAATTGAGTCCAATGAGCAAAATAGAAAAATGTTAGAGGATTTTAGAAAAAAACAATTAGAAATTCAGACGAAAGAACTGACGGGAAAAGAAATAACAAAAGAAGATGAAGAAATGTTAAAAAAGCTTTATGACATACTAAGCTTAAATCCTGAATTAAATGGTTATCTCGCTGCGGAATACAGCTTTTCTCGCATAATGGATGACATTACAAAGATTATAATGGATGTTGTTAATTTAAAATAG
- the mltG gene encoding endolytic transglycosylase MltG has translation MINVKGKIKKRSLVTIVIVVFFIISAAIYYESLFKPVDNNPTKKEVVIPQGSSTVEIAKILRNKDLIKSECFFIFRSKFYDDGVQMKAGKYLLSSNMTTDEIIKKLKDGKVILDTVKFTIPEGFTVSEIADRLQQMGIVKKSDFMNEAQNGVFNYEFLKDIPKDRPDRLEGYLFPDTYVIKKGTSAHDIINLMLSRFDEIYKSYIKGKETNVGMTTDKIVIIASMIEKEAKIDKDRPLIAGVIYNRLNKNMKLQIDATVEYALGEHKDKLSLDDLKVNSPYNTYLHYGLPIGPISNPGLKSIEAAIDPAKHDYYYYVAQTDGSHIFSKTYIDQLNAEKKVN, from the coding sequence ATGATAAATGTAAAGGGGAAAATAAAAAAAAGATCGCTTGTTACGATTGTTATTGTAGTTTTTTTTATCATATCAGCGGCAATTTATTATGAAAGTTTATTTAAACCTGTTGACAATAATCCGACTAAAAAAGAAGTTGTCATACCACAAGGCTCCTCGACTGTAGAAATTGCTAAGATATTGCGAAATAAAGACTTAATAAAAAGCGAGTGTTTTTTTATTTTTCGTTCAAAGTTTTACGATGATGGCGTTCAAATGAAAGCTGGAAAGTATCTTTTAAGTTCAAATATGACTACGGATGAGATAATTAAGAAGTTAAAAGATGGAAAGGTTATATTAGATACTGTTAAATTCACTATACCAGAAGGGTTTACTGTAAGTGAGATTGCAGACCGCTTGCAACAGATGGGTATAGTCAAGAAAAGCGATTTTATGAATGAAGCTCAAAATGGTGTTTTTAATTATGAGTTTTTAAAGGATATTCCTAAAGATAGACCAGATCGATTAGAAGGATATCTTTTTCCTGACACATATGTTATAAAGAAAGGTACCAGTGCTCATGATATTATAAATCTTATGCTGTCAAGGTTTGACGAAATATATAAATCTTATATAAAAGGGAAAGAGACGAATGTTGGCATGACTACCGACAAAATTGTGATAATAGCGTCAATGATTGAGAAAGAAGCTAAAATAGACAAAGATAGACCGCTTATCGCTGGTGTAATATACAACAGGCTAAATAAAAACATGAAATTGCAGATTGACGCTACTGTGGAATATGCTTTAGGAGAGCACAAAGACAAATTATCTCTTGATGACTTAAAAGTTAATTCACCATATAATACTTATTTGCACTATGGATTGCCAATAGGGCCAATTAGCAATCCAGGCTTAAAGTCTATAGAAGCAGCTATAGATCCAGCAAAACATGACTATTACTACTATGTAGCTCAAACTGATGGTTCTCATATTTTTAGCAAGACTTATATAGATCAGTTGAATGCGGAAAAAAAGGTTAATTGA
- a CDS encoding O-methyltransferase, with amino-acid sequence MIDSDIKFIRQLFDLSQGLLKEIESYASDNFIPIIKPEVAKFLETIIKIKQPENILEIGTAVGYSSIVMLLAHENCKILTIEKNMDMAEIAKENFLKASLLDRVELIKGDALDVLPCLNKKYDLIFIDAAKGHYKEFFDESLRLLSDRGILICDNILYKGYVAAEKHVKHKRRTIVYRMRDFILYVLNKTGISTSIIPIGDGLSISVKE; translated from the coding sequence ATGATAGATAGCGACATAAAATTTATAAGGCAATTGTTTGATTTAAGTCAAGGGCTGCTTAAAGAAATCGAAAGTTATGCAAGTGATAATTTTATTCCAATCATAAAACCTGAAGTTGCGAAATTTTTAGAAACAATTATAAAAATCAAGCAACCAGAAAATATTTTAGAAATAGGCACAGCCGTTGGCTATTCTTCTATCGTGATGCTATTAGCTCATGAAAATTGTAAAATTCTTACCATCGAGAAAAACATGGATATGGCTGAGATAGCAAAAGAGAATTTTCTTAAAGCATCTCTATTAGATAGGGTTGAACTTATAAAAGGTGATGCTTTGGACGTTTTGCCTTGTCTTAATAAAAAGTATGACTTAATATTTATTGATGCAGCGAAAGGCCATTACAAGGAATTTTTTGACGAATCTTTAAGGCTATTAAGCGATAGAGGTATTTTGATTTGCGATAATATTTTGTATAAAGGCTATGTTGCTGCTGAAAAGCATGTAAAACATAAGCGTAGAACGATAGTTTATAGGATGAGAGATTTTATTTTATATGTTTTAAACAAGACAGGAATATCTACGTCGATTATTCCTATTGGTGATGGTTTGTCTATAAGCGTAAAGGAGTGA